A section of the Nitrospirota bacterium genome encodes:
- a CDS encoding GHKL domain-containing protein, translating to MERPRHTKVAIVGAGRGGHALLDLLHRVPSIEIIGIADRNPNAPGLQRAHELRIPVITDVLDLIRNHGASLIMDVTDDPEMETYLHAHRAPTTDILSGSSSRLLWELVQHESMLEAELLQSEKLAGIGSFAAGIAHDINNPLQLILGLAENLAEERDLAAVHEQARDIIEAVKRTSAICRDLTRYSRRASPHEDVPVSVSGKLDEALRIARYASSLHDIDIIKHYQPGAAVLGNPDELLHVFVNLITNAVHAMEQTRGTLTLETAVLHGEVNVRISDTGCGIAPEKIPEIFEPFFTTKAPGKGTGLGLYNVKTIVNNMHGVIAVDSQIEKGTTFTLIFPNGEPGEQGGLS from the coding sequence ATGGAACGGCCCCGCCATACCAAGGTCGCCATCGTCGGAGCGGGCCGCGGCGGTCACGCACTGCTAGACCTACTGCACCGAGTCCCGTCGATTGAAATCATCGGTATTGCAGACCGTAATCCCAACGCACCAGGTCTGCAACGAGCGCATGAGCTTCGCATCCCCGTCATCACCGATGTGCTGGACCTGATCCGCAACCATGGCGCGAGTCTGATTATGGATGTCACAGACGATCCGGAGATGGAAACCTATCTCCATGCCCACCGAGCTCCGACGACGGATATCCTCAGCGGATCATCCTCCCGGTTGCTGTGGGAACTGGTCCAGCATGAATCCATGCTGGAGGCAGAACTCCTCCAATCAGAAAAGCTTGCGGGGATCGGCTCATTTGCTGCGGGCATCGCCCATGATATCAACAACCCCCTGCAACTCATTTTGGGATTGGCGGAAAACCTCGCCGAGGAACGAGACCTGGCCGCCGTCCACGAACAAGCTCGTGACATTATTGAAGCGGTCAAACGGACGAGCGCCATCTGTCGGGACCTCACTCGGTACTCACGCCGCGCGTCTCCCCACGAGGATGTGCCGGTGTCTGTCAGCGGCAAGCTGGACGAGGCGCTGAGAATTGCGCGCTATGCTTCGAGCCTTCACGATATAGACATCATCAAACATTATCAGCCTGGGGCTGCGGTCCTAGGCAATCCGGATGAATTACTGCATGTCTTCGTGAACCTCATTACCAATGCGGTCCATGCCATGGAGCAGACCAGGGGGACCCTGACGCTCGAGACGGCCGTCCTTCACGGAGAGGTCAACGTCCGGATCTCCGATACTGGATGCGGCATCGCCCCTGAAAAAATCCCCGAAATTTTCGAGCCGTTTTTCACGACGAAGGCCCCGGGCAAAGGTACGGGGCTTGGACTCTATAACGTCAAAACCATCGTCAACAACATGCACGGAGTGATTGCGGTTGACAGTCAGATTGAAAAAGGCACGACCTTTACCTTGATCTTTCCCAACGGGGAACCGGGCGAACAGGGAGGCCTGTCATGA
- a CDS encoding response regulator, with translation MSEFKSGSFIGGEACEGRVLIVDDEPDIRKVVKMTLQKAGYEVLEAENGEKAIEVINSGENRLLLDVVICDIRMPKINGAEAVAYFRTNYPRVPLIVLTGFPDTDMATSFLRQGVVDYLVKPVEGEKLRAAVARAMDQRELARL, from the coding sequence ATGAGTGAGTTTAAATCCGGGTCCTTTATCGGAGGAGAGGCCTGCGAGGGACGGGTGCTTATAGTAGACGACGAGCCCGATATTCGCAAAGTCGTGAAGATGACCCTGCAGAAGGCCGGCTATGAAGTCCTTGAAGCGGAAAACGGTGAGAAGGCGATCGAGGTCATTAATTCGGGCGAAAACCGGCTTCTCCTCGATGTCGTGATCTGCGACATCCGTATGCCGAAAATCAATGGAGCTGAAGCCGTCGCGTACTTTAGAACAAACTACCCCCGTGTCCCGTTGATCGTGCTGACCGGTTTTCCTGACACCGATATGGCGACATCTTTCCTCCGGCAAGGTGTGGTCGATTATCTCGTCAAGCCGGTTGAAGGAGAGAAGTTGAGAGCCGCGGTCGCGCGGGCCATGGATCAACGCGAGCTTGCACGGCTGTGA
- a CDS encoding BolA family transcriptional regulator, translating into MITPDVLTEYVRKMMPDAVVTVSDRTGTMDHLKVMVVSAAFAGKNLLDRHRLVYQSLDVPMKDGRIHALEITARTTDEA; encoded by the coding sequence ATGATTACACCTGATGTGCTGACGGAATATGTGCGGAAGATGATGCCGGATGCTGTCGTCACGGTATCGGATCGAACCGGCACGATGGATCATCTGAAGGTGATGGTGGTCTCGGCTGCCTTCGCGGGGAAGAATCTGCTGGACCGGCATCGTTTGGTCTATCAATCCTTGGATGTCCCGATGAAAGATGGGCGAATTCATGCGCTCGAAATTACTGCTCGAACAACCGACGAAGCTTAG
- a CDS encoding glutaredoxin, translating into MADPIQDEINKEVAAHKILIYGKGTKSMPMCGFTRETIQFFDKYGYPFELIDVLSQPAKREALVKMTNWPTLPKVFIDGQFYGDTDILDPMAAKGEMEPLLKKAFGK; encoded by the coding sequence ATGGCAGATCCCATTCAAGACGAAATCAACAAGGAAGTCGCCGCGCACAAGATTTTGATTTATGGCAAGGGCACCAAATCGATGCCGATGTGCGGGTTCACAAGGGAAACGATTCAGTTTTTCGACAAGTACGGGTATCCGTTTGAGCTCATCGACGTCCTGTCTCAACCGGCCAAGCGAGAGGCGCTGGTTAAGATGACCAACTGGCCGACGCTCCCCAAGGTGTTCATCGACGGGCAGTTTTACGGCGATACCGATATTCTGGATCCGATGGCGGCCAAAGGTGAGATGGAGCCGCTGCTGAAAAAGGCGTTCGGAAAATAA
- a CDS encoding ATP-binding protein: MGETRVDLEHLLEDLRDAYPYSIAETILTEIIANSLDSGASRITMTADPAQSTLTVIDNGSGMQRKAMRQYHDIAASTKVRGQGIGFAGVGIKLGLLVCEEVLTETKRGSTHVATRWHLASRHRAPWQWVPPIGLVSEQGTAVRLKLQTPLSPLLDPGFVEGVMRRHFQPLLESPFDSFLASYYPAGIAFEVNGRLLERSPLSTPEQAPLTIRLARRRKPSALGYLSRHPAPLPEDQRGVAISTLGKVIKRGWDWLGVTSLQSERINGLIEVPDLAASLTLNKGDFIRTGTRGAAYLAYRKAIQEAVSRQLEAWGDGRAGTPEASSRMMRPLERDLDRVLEELSDDFPLLASLVERRAGGQKRLPIDAKAPNISAGTESLVILTGTSIDEPRPNETEPTQPETPAQPTDQDTTATEPATAAIPTSPSAMFPGQGRSRAPMRYGLGVQFEDRPDDSELGRLVESTVWINQAHPAYRRALASRSVGYHISLAVALALAPLAVEPDHEHNFITKFLSHWGQALDQPQGRRRRPRK; encoded by the coding sequence GTTGGAAGACCTGCGGGATGCCTATCCCTACAGCATCGCGGAAACGATCCTCACCGAAATCATCGCCAACTCGCTGGACTCGGGGGCCAGCCGGATCACCATGACGGCTGACCCAGCGCAGTCCACGCTGACCGTCATAGACAACGGGTCCGGCATGCAGCGGAAGGCGATGCGCCAGTATCACGACATCGCTGCCAGCACGAAAGTTCGCGGCCAAGGCATCGGGTTTGCCGGAGTCGGCATCAAACTCGGATTGTTAGTATGCGAAGAGGTGCTCACGGAAACCAAGCGCGGCAGCACACACGTAGCGACGCGGTGGCACTTGGCTTCGCGCCATCGCGCGCCCTGGCAATGGGTGCCCCCGATCGGACTGGTTAGCGAGCAGGGTACTGCGGTGAGGTTGAAGCTACAAACCCCACTCTCTCCTCTTCTAGACCCTGGATTTGTCGAAGGGGTGATGCGTCGGCATTTCCAGCCGTTGCTTGAATCTCCCTTCGATTCCTTTCTGGCCTCCTATTACCCAGCTGGGATTGCCTTCGAAGTGAATGGACGATTGTTGGAGAGGTCTCCCCTGTCGACGCCTGAGCAAGCCCCGTTGACCATTCGATTGGCCCGGCGGCGCAAACCTTCGGCGTTGGGATATCTGTCCCGCCATCCCGCGCCATTGCCGGAGGATCAACGTGGCGTGGCGATCAGCACGTTGGGGAAAGTCATCAAACGAGGATGGGACTGGCTGGGCGTGACGTCGTTGCAGTCGGAACGGATCAACGGCTTAATAGAAGTCCCGGACCTGGCGGCCTCACTCACGCTCAACAAAGGGGATTTCATCCGAACGGGCACCAGAGGGGCTGCCTACCTTGCCTACCGGAAGGCGATCCAAGAGGCAGTCTCTAGACAATTGGAAGCTTGGGGCGATGGGCGTGCTGGAACTCCTGAAGCCTCATCCCGAATGATGCGGCCGTTGGAGCGAGATCTGGATCGAGTGCTGGAAGAATTATCCGACGACTTTCCGTTACTCGCCTCACTCGTCGAACGCCGAGCCGGTGGCCAAAAACGATTGCCGATCGATGCCAAAGCACCAAACATCTCAGCGGGAACAGAATCCCTTGTAATCCTGACCGGCACATCGATAGACGAACCGCGTCCGAATGAGACCGAACCAACTCAGCCGGAAACACCCGCTCAGCCTACCGACCAGGACACAACGGCGACCGAGCCTGCGACGGCCGCAATCCCTACTTCACCGTCTGCCATGTTCCCTGGTCAAGGACGATCTCGTGCTCCGATGCGCTATGGACTGGGCGTTCAGTTTGAGGATCGCCCCGATGATTCTGAACTGGGCCGGCTCGTTGAGTCCACTGTGTGGATCAACCAAGCCCATCCAGCCTATCGACGCGCGCTGGCATCCCGCTCCGTGGGTTATCACATTTCGCTCGCCGTCGCCCTCGCGCTGGCCCCCTTAGCCGTGGAACCGGATCATGAGCATAACTTCATCACCAAGTTTCTATCCCACTGGGGCCAGGCGCTCGATCAGCCCCAAGGACGCCGTCGTCGCCCGCGAAAGTGA